A genomic region of Acidobacteriota bacterium contains the following coding sequences:
- a CDS encoding carboxypeptidase regulatory-like domain-containing protein — translation MVTWAPNSDWPLMPAGGWSHPFTINIYNAVPGAPLNTLGSLIATSTQAKLVPWRPAADPTCATPTMWRAADTLCYNGYAFNLTFDMSSLNAVLPNDVIVGIAYNTQTYGYTPIGVGGPYDSLNVGTTPGPPSVGTDKSLDRVFWDTVTAGWYTDGGTGGVGIFREDTNWTGYGSIPIQINATPIVREVDDDFAQCPLATFSTIQAAVTAAGAGDIIKVCAGTYTENVSITKSLTLQGAQVGVDARGRAAAESIVIPANPAVATFAFSFSGTFVVDGFSFSGGSAGTQGVIYNDVGQNPDSQILNNRFSGYSTQAIWLNRGGTDITIDKNVMDGSSIAGGSQVMFFNGPQNFNGLHITNNNVINNPNRAGVFVDGNNNVSESATRDPLISGNLFNNNNVGMNLGSRSFGKLGTPATGTYAGEISNNTFSNNAFDGVQGGLQHVLVTGNTFSNNARAGLALTSFGNTGADRGAQNSDIKGNLFTGNGSGPDPFPNPDSRAGIFLSGTQGVGLMGTNRLNFNRIVGNFVGIKYGSSVAAGNNGTIDVENNWWGCNTGPGGAATGGCVASPNGTLVFAGNTGILDSSPWLVLTTSAATPSVIVGGTDNVTSLLTTNSDNVTPGGGFVPNGTPATFVGTFGTVVSPSTFTSGSTGTVFTGTAQGVGGVATTVDGQTVSAPITVYNATCSAVTTDNVSTMTNVGISIPVNTDLMTGRGAISADFVFNYNNAVLTPKVAAVLAGPVAGGGAVITYRTPTSPIPSPAGTVIVSVVNSGGFTGAGALVTMEFDVIGPIGSTSPLGISPIAGFTSSQLFNGGYLQCNTVSTGTLLVISGTVSGQVTYGNAPAGPAIPVRGVLIDAPGTPPNSPNVSDITDAGGLYSMSGFGPDAYVITASKTAYPVGTSSVATGIFADDATAIVRHVVGLEVLTNPTQLAAAKVSGVVTPALSSFDAALISQWIVAIPSPINQTGQWKLSPTSQPSTVYTANATQNYTALLMGDVNQSWNNDPLSRPALTEPTDRSVLPSITSMEAEKGREVIVPFRIDNLGGKSVGSYQFDIEFDPTVIEPVTTAADVMGTQSEGLTVISNSPEAGLLKVAAYGALPASGDGVYVNLKFRTIGAVGSTTQVTIKEFMFNNGSDEVFAKGGRVSVTRESNDTGIKGRVISAFGQPVANAKVILTATDGTTRTTVTGSLGSYEFGGLQQAKHTQ, via the coding sequence ATGGTGACTTGGGCTCCCAATTCCGACTGGCCGCTAATGCCAGCCGGTGGTTGGTCGCATCCCTTCACCATCAATATTTACAATGCGGTACCGGGAGCTCCGCTCAATACGCTGGGATCATTGATCGCAACTTCGACCCAGGCCAAGTTAGTGCCTTGGCGGCCAGCCGCCGATCCGACTTGCGCGACTCCCACAATGTGGCGTGCCGCTGACACGCTCTGCTATAACGGATACGCATTCAATCTAACTTTTGACATGAGCAGCCTTAATGCTGTTTTGCCCAACGATGTGATCGTTGGTATCGCATACAACACCCAAACATACGGGTATACTCCGATTGGCGTTGGAGGTCCATATGACTCGCTCAATGTCGGTACCACTCCTGGCCCTCCTTCTGTCGGCACGGACAAGAGCCTCGACCGAGTTTTTTGGGATACTGTTACAGCAGGTTGGTATACCGACGGCGGCACCGGGGGAGTTGGTATTTTCCGTGAGGATACGAATTGGACCGGATATGGGTCGATTCCTATCCAGATCAACGCGACGCCAATTGTCCGCGAGGTCGACGACGACTTTGCTCAGTGTCCGCTTGCGACATTTTCGACAATTCAGGCAGCCGTAACCGCAGCCGGAGCCGGCGATATCATTAAGGTGTGCGCTGGTACTTATACTGAGAACGTCTCTATTACCAAGAGTCTAACCCTTCAGGGTGCTCAGGTTGGAGTGGATGCGAGAGGGCGAGCTGCTGCTGAGTCGATCGTAATTCCTGCGAACCCCGCAGTCGCGACTTTTGCATTCTCGTTTAGTGGAACATTTGTCGTTGACGGTTTCTCATTCTCAGGGGGCAGTGCCGGAACACAAGGTGTTATCTACAATGATGTCGGTCAAAATCCGGATTCACAGATCCTCAATAATCGATTTAGCGGATATTCAACACAAGCGATTTGGCTAAATCGTGGCGGAACTGACATAACGATTGACAAGAACGTCATGGACGGATCGAGTATCGCTGGCGGTTCGCAAGTGATGTTCTTCAACGGACCGCAAAATTTCAATGGATTGCATATCACCAATAACAACGTGATCAATAATCCGAATCGAGCGGGCGTATTTGTCGATGGCAACAACAACGTCAGCGAAAGTGCTACTCGCGACCCACTTATCAGTGGAAACCTCTTTAATAATAACAACGTTGGTATGAACCTCGGATCCCGTTCGTTCGGGAAACTTGGAACCCCGGCAACTGGAACTTACGCTGGTGAGATAAGTAACAATACTTTCTCAAACAATGCATTCGACGGTGTTCAGGGTGGTCTCCAACATGTGCTGGTTACTGGAAACACGTTCAGCAACAACGCTCGCGCTGGGCTAGCGCTAACCAGCTTTGGCAATACAGGTGCAGATCGGGGTGCGCAGAACAGCGATATCAAAGGAAACCTGTTCACTGGAAATGGCTCCGGGCCTGACCCGTTCCCGAACCCTGATTCGCGCGCCGGCATTTTCTTAAGCGGCACACAGGGCGTGGGCCTGATGGGAACGAACCGTTTGAACTTTAATCGGATCGTCGGCAATTTCGTTGGCATAAAGTATGGCAGTAGCGTGGCCGCCGGTAACAACGGAACCATTGACGTCGAAAACAATTGGTGGGGTTGCAATACGGGTCCGGGCGGAGCAGCCACAGGTGGCTGTGTAGCCAGTCCAAACGGCACACTGGTATTTGCAGGTAACACCGGTATATTGGACTCGAGTCCATGGCTCGTGTTAACGACATCGGCAGCGACGCCTTCGGTCATTGTTGGCGGAACGGACAATGTCACATCTCTGTTGACGACCAACTCGGACAACGTGACCCCGGGCGGCGGTTTTGTGCCGAACGGAACACCGGCGACATTCGTCGGAACGTTTGGAACGGTAGTGTCACCGAGTACTTTCACGTCTGGAAGCACCGGAACGGTATTCACCGGCACAGCACAGGGAGTCGGTGGAGTGGCAACGACCGTTGACGGTCAGACCGTCAGTGCACCGATCACGGTTTACAACGCAACCTGTTCAGCAGTTACAACGGACAACGTCAGCACAATGACGAACGTGGGAATCTCGATTCCGGTCAATACAGACCTGATGACAGGCCGCGGAGCGATCTCGGCTGACTTTGTATTCAATTACAACAATGCGGTACTAACGCCTAAGGTAGCGGCTGTATTGGCAGGGCCTGTTGCCGGTGGCGGTGCGGTTATCACTTACCGTACGCCGACAAGCCCGATCCCATCACCTGCCGGAACGGTCATCGTTTCAGTTGTCAATTCGGGAGGATTCACGGGAGCCGGAGCTCTGGTAACGATGGAGTTCGACGTGATCGGACCGATCGGTTCGACCTCGCCATTGGGTATTTCGCCTATCGCCGGATTTACGTCGTCTCAACTGTTCAACGGAGGCTATTTGCAGTGCAACACTGTCTCTACCGGAACCCTGTTAGTAATTTCAGGTACGGTGTCAGGACAGGTGACGTACGGCAATGCTCCTGCGGGACCGGCGATACCTGTTCGCGGAGTTCTTATTGATGCTCCGGGAACACCTCCGAATTCACCCAACGTCAGTGATATCACTGATGCGGGCGGCCTCTACTCGATGAGCGGATTCGGACCTGATGCTTATGTCATCACGGCATCGAAGACGGCCTATCCTGTCGGAACATCCAGTGTGGCAACCGGCATCTTTGCCGATGACGCGACGGCTATCGTTCGTCACGTAGTTGGCCTCGAAGTGCTGACCAACCCAACTCAGCTCGCAGCCGCGAAGGTGAGCGGAGTCGTGACGCCGGCACTTTCGTCCTTCGATGCTGCGTTGATCTCGCAGTGGATCGTCGCGATCCCGAGCCCGATCAATCAGACCGGACAGTGGAAATTGTCGCCGACGAGCCAGCCCTCGACGGTCTACACCGCCAATGCAACTCAGAATTACACGGCGCTATTGATGGGCGACGTTAATCAGAGTTGGAACAACGATCCTCTGTCACGTCCGGCTTTGACGGAACCGACCGATCGTTCGGTATTGCCTTCGATCACGAGCATGGAAGCTGAGAAGGGACGCGAGGTCATTGTACCGTTCAGGATCGACAATCTGGGCGGCAAATCGGTCGGTTCGTATCAGTTCGATATCGAATTCGATCCGACAGTGATCGAGCCTGTAACGACGGCAGCGGATGTGATGGGAACACAGAGCGAAGGCTTGACCGTCATTTCCAACTCACCTGAGGCAGGCCTGCTCAAGGTCGCAGCTTACGGTGCGTTGCCGGCAAGCGGCGACGGCGTTTACGTTAATCTGAAATTCCGCACGATCGGAGCTGTGGGTTCGACCACACAGGTCACGATCAAGGAATTCATGTTCAATAACGGAAGCGACGAAGTGTTTGCCAAGGGCGGCCGTGTATCGGTCACTCGAGAATCGAATGACACCGGCATCAAAGGCCGCGTCATCTCGGCTTTCGGACAGCCGGTAGCGAACGCCAAGGTGATCCTGACGGCAACCGATGGAACGACCCGCACTACTGTCACCGGTTCGCTGGGCTCATATGAGTTCGGCGGCCTGCAACAGGCGAAACATACACAGTGA